The Desulfonatronovibrio hydrogenovorans DSM 9292 genome includes a window with the following:
- a CDS encoding DUF935 domain-containing protein, protein MPERPEMNEVATTQDGRDITRGYLSPLELMQPEDKVLMRRGGGDLQVYEELKRDDQVSANWGSRQDALVQAEWYVEPGGDTVHDKTAADFLREQLQQINFDALTKRMHYGVFYGYAVAECLYVRDGRHVALGDIRVRNRRRFGFDGAGRLRLKTHSQPMGELMPERKFWVYSAGADHDDEPYGLGLGHYLYWPVFFKRSGLRLWLIFLDKFGQPTGKGKYPANATPQEKQRLLDALSAIHTESGVILPEGMDVELIEAARSGTADYASLYDRMDKAISKVVLGHSGSADSTPGRLGGEDMASHVRDDIVKADADVICESFNRGPARWLVQWNYPNAATPKVWRKLEQPEDLGKVAERDERVARLGFKPSLQYIRDTYGDGWEDDPAKHQVPAASFSEREDEVPKRLADQLESESDTAMDRMIDAARSAIDEANTLEEARGRITEMFDEVPDDQLARIMQKAVAASMLAGMFEIAEESGDTEG, encoded by the coding sequence ATGCCTGAAAGACCGGAGATGAATGAAGTTGCAACCACCCAGGATGGCCGGGATATAACCAGGGGTTACCTGTCTCCCCTGGAGCTGATGCAGCCCGAGGACAAGGTGCTGATGCGCCGGGGAGGCGGGGACCTGCAGGTTTACGAGGAGCTGAAGCGGGACGATCAGGTTTCAGCCAACTGGGGGAGCCGTCAGGACGCCCTGGTTCAGGCGGAATGGTATGTCGAGCCTGGGGGCGACACTGTACATGACAAGACGGCTGCCGATTTTCTGCGCGAGCAGCTGCAGCAGATAAACTTTGATGCCTTGACAAAACGCATGCACTACGGGGTTTTCTACGGATATGCCGTGGCTGAATGCCTCTATGTCAGAGACGGCAGGCACGTGGCCCTGGGGGATATCCGGGTGCGCAACAGGCGCAGGTTCGGCTTTGACGGAGCCGGACGGCTTCGGCTGAAAACACATTCCCAGCCAATGGGTGAGCTGATGCCGGAACGCAAGTTCTGGGTGTACAGCGCCGGAGCCGATCACGATGACGAACCCTACGGCCTGGGCCTGGGCCATTATCTTTACTGGCCGGTATTTTTCAAGCGCTCCGGTTTGCGGCTGTGGTTGATATTTCTGGACAAGTTCGGCCAGCCCACAGGCAAAGGCAAGTATCCGGCCAACGCCACGCCCCAGGAAAAGCAAAGGCTTTTGGATGCGTTATCGGCCATACATACCGAGTCCGGCGTAATTTTGCCCGAGGGCATGGATGTGGAGCTCATCGAAGCCGCCCGCAGCGGAACCGCTGATTATGCGTCCCTGTATGACCGTATGGACAAGGCTATCAGCAAGGTGGTCCTGGGACACTCCGGATCTGCGGATTCAACCCCCGGCCGCCTGGGCGGTGAGGACATGGCCAGCCATGTGCGCGACGACATTGTAAAGGCGGATGCGGATGTGATCTGCGAGTCATTTAACAGGGGTCCGGCCAGGTGGCTGGTGCAGTGGAACTACCCAAACGCGGCCACGCCCAAGGTCTGGAGAAAGCTGGAGCAGCCGGAAGACCTGGGCAAGGTGGCAGAACGAGACGAGCGAGTGGCCCGCCTGGGATTCAAGCCCAGCCTGCAATACATACGCGATACATATGGCGATGGATGGGAGGATGACCCGGCAAAACATCAAGTGCCGGCCGCTTCTTTTTCCGAGCGAGAGGACGAGGTCCCCAAAAGGCTGGCGGATCAGCTGGAGTCAGAAAGCGATACCGCTATGGACCGGATGATTGACGCGGCCAGATCGGCCATAGATGAGGCCAACACCCTTGAGGAAGCCAGGGGCAGAATCACAGAGATGTTTGACGAGGTGCCGGATGACCAGCTGGCCAGGATAATGCAGAAGGCCGTGGCCGCATCCATGCTGGCCGGGATGTTTGAGATTGCCGAAGAGTCGGGGGATACGGAGGGCTGA
- a CDS encoding TraR/DksA C4-type zinc finger protein: MADIVDRAQQSQNFFMDQAQAEMQRRLSQARAAATNNTPECIECGDMIPKARRAAVPGCLRCIECQREVEDGLT, encoded by the coding sequence GTGGCGGATATAGTGGACAGGGCACAACAGTCACAAAACTTTTTTATGGACCAGGCCCAGGCTGAAATGCAGAGAAGGTTGAGCCAGGCCCGGGCTGCAGCAACAAACAACACCCCGGAGTGTATCGAGTGCGGGGACATGATTCCCAAGGCCAGGAGAGCAGCGGTCCCCGGATGTCTCAGATGCATCGAATGCCAGAGAGAGGTTGAGGATGGACTTACTTGA
- a CDS encoding phage virion morphogenesis protein: protein MAGIRLHVRVDDEQAQDALQAVMQRMSDPRPAFRDAGEYMQRVVDDRFRGEHDPDGQPWQDLAPLTWTKKRNDKILTERGGPGLRGSIHYRTSRTALEQGTDKIYAAIHQLGGIIRTRNAQIQIPARQYLGFSDGNAAEVSRILYRHAFERRR from the coding sequence ATGGCCGGAATCAGATTGCATGTAAGGGTTGATGATGAGCAGGCGCAAGACGCCCTGCAGGCTGTAATGCAGCGCATGAGCGACCCCAGGCCGGCTTTCAGGGATGCGGGCGAATACATGCAGCGCGTCGTGGACGATCGCTTTCGGGGTGAGCACGACCCGGATGGGCAGCCCTGGCAGGATCTTGCACCTCTAACCTGGACCAAGAAAAGAAACGACAAAATTTTAACAGAGCGCGGCGGCCCGGGCCTTCGGGGGTCCATACACTACCGGACCTCAAGAACTGCCCTGGAGCAGGGCACGGACAAGATTTACGCAGCCATACACCAGCTGGGAGGGATAATCCGTACCAGGAATGCCCAGATCCAGATCCCGGCCAGGCAGTATCTGGGATTCTCTGATGGTAATGCTGCCGAGGTCTCCCGGATACTTTACAGGCATGCTTTTGAAAGAAGGCGCTGA
- a CDS encoding VpaChn25_0724 family phage protein, producing MGYQETITKNRRLEILRLLAETPGYEAGQGMIYQALPVAGSFDQVAGDLDWLEEQQLVKISSPGGYRIARITQRGLDVATGKSRVTGVARPLPE from the coding sequence ATGGGCTACCAGGAAACAATCACCAAAAACAGGCGGCTGGAAATTTTGCGGCTCCTGGCTGAAACGCCGGGGTACGAGGCCGGGCAGGGGATGATTTATCAGGCCCTTCCGGTGGCCGGATCATTCGACCAGGTGGCCGGGGACCTCGACTGGCTGGAGGAGCAGCAGCTGGTAAAGATCAGCAGTCCGGGCGGATACAGGATTGCCAGGATAACCCAGCGCGGCCTAGACGTGGCAACGGGGAAATCCAGGGTTACCGGCGTGGCCAGGCCGCTGCCGGAATAA
- a CDS encoding phage head morphogenesis protein: MPVEYGSLSFDEAIEFFRGKINVPTERWNDLWKQAHDVAFMSAGAAKADLLVDLRSAVDQAISEGTTLTEFRKKFDQAVQKHGWNYKGSRGWRSRIIYEANLRTAYQAGRYAQLSDPELKESRPYWQYRHGGSADPRPEHLEWDGLVLPADDSWWDEHYPPNGWGCSCRVVALSGHDLERMGKTEPDKAPPRQAKQWTDPKTGEVHDVPKGLDPGWDYAPGKSVAERTREHAERKSRKLPGALASALARHLRKTKEKEPDPFD, translated from the coding sequence ATGCCTGTTGAATACGGGTCACTTTCATTCGATGAAGCCATCGAGTTTTTCAGGGGCAAGATCAATGTGCCTACCGAGCGATGGAACGACCTTTGGAAGCAGGCTCATGACGTGGCCTTTATGTCTGCCGGGGCGGCAAAGGCCGACCTCCTGGTTGATCTGAGATCTGCTGTGGATCAGGCCATATCCGAGGGGACGACGCTTACGGAGTTTCGCAAGAAATTTGACCAGGCAGTGCAGAAGCATGGCTGGAACTATAAGGGCAGCAGAGGCTGGAGATCCAGGATCATCTACGAAGCCAACCTGCGCACTGCATATCAGGCCGGACGTTATGCGCAGCTGTCCGACCCGGAGCTAAAAGAGTCCAGGCCTTACTGGCAATACCGTCACGGCGGATCAGCCGACCCCAGGCCTGAGCACTTGGAATGGGACGGCCTGGTTCTGCCTGCGGATGACTCCTGGTGGGACGAGCATTATCCTCCCAACGGATGGGGATGCTCCTGCCGTGTAGTGGCCCTTTCCGGGCATGACCTGGAGCGCATGGGAAAAACTGAGCCTGACAAGGCTCCGCCCAGGCAGGCTAAACAATGGACCGACCCCAAGACCGGCGAGGTGCACGATGTGCCCAAGGGGCTGGACCCGGGCTGGGATTACGCACCGGGAAAGAGTGTTGCCGAGCGCACCAGGGAGCATGCCGAGCGCAAAAGCAGAAAGCTTCCAGGCGCTCTGGCCTCAGCCCTGGCCAGGCACCTTAGAAAGACCAAAGAAAAAGAGCCTGATCCGTTTGATTGA
- a CDS encoding DUF3486 family protein, with the protein MPRKSTVQQISPEAREELDKMVRDGRATIDQIRDRLLELEGEEAPSRSAIGRYVKSAQEQMEKYRQAQEIARTWVGKLEEEPDGDVGRLLSEMLRTVAFSTMGQMGENEKEADPKDISYLARTIKDLASADKISADRELRIRQETASRAADKAVKVAKKGGLSSEAVQEIRKEILGVA; encoded by the coding sequence ATGCCTAGAAAGAGCACAGTACAGCAGATCAGCCCTGAGGCCCGGGAAGAACTGGACAAGATGGTCCGGGATGGCCGGGCCACAATAGATCAGATCCGGGACAGGCTCCTGGAGCTGGAGGGCGAGGAGGCTCCGTCCAGATCGGCCATAGGACGCTATGTAAAATCCGCCCAGGAGCAGATGGAAAAGTACCGCCAGGCCCAGGAGATAGCCAGGACCTGGGTGGGTAAGCTGGAAGAAGAGCCGGACGGGGACGTGGGCAGGCTCTTGTCAGAAATGCTCAGGACCGTGGCCTTTTCCACGATGGGCCAGATGGGTGAAAACGAAAAAGAAGCCGACCCCAAAGATATTTCTTACCTGGCCCGAACGATTAAGGACCTGGCCAGCGCGGACAAGATCAGCGCGGACAGGGAGCTGCGCATCAGGCAGGAGACCGCCAGCAGGGCAGCGGACAAGGCGGTCAAGGTGGCCAAAAAAGGCGGCCTGTCATCTGAAGCTGTGCAGGAAATACGCAAAGAGATTTTGGGAGTGGCATGA